In Nyctibius grandis isolate bNycGra1 chromosome 8, bNycGra1.pri, whole genome shotgun sequence, a single window of DNA contains:
- the PCYT1A gene encoding choline-phosphate cytidylyltransferase A, whose protein sequence is MELPTSSRLNTRKRRKDGSGPNGAAELDGIPPKMSRRSLGLREPAPFSDEVEIDYSKPYIRVTYEEAMRGTPLDRPVRVYADGIFDLFHSGHARALMQAKNLFPNTYLIVGVCSDELTHNFKGFTVMNENERYDAVQHCRYVDEVVRNAPWTLTPEFLAEHRIDFVAHDDIPYSSAGSDDVYKHIKEAGMFAPTQRTEGISTSDIITRIVRDYDVYARRNLQRGYTAKELNVSFINEKKYHLQERVDKVKKRVKDVEEKSKEFVQKVEEKSIDLIQKWEEKSREFIGNFLEMFGPEGALKHMLKEGKGRMLQAISPKQSPSSSPTHDRSPSPSFRWPFSTKTPPSSPANRSRNEPAVTYDISEDEED, encoded by the exons ATGGAGCTGCCgacctcctccaggctgaataCCCGAAAGAGACGAAAAGATGGATCTGGCCCCAATGGGGCGGCAGAGCTGGATGGAATCCCTCCAAAAATGTCCCGACGCTCTCTC GGGCTGAGGGAACCGGCTCCATTTTCAGATGAAGTGGAAATCGATTACAGCAAGCCATACATCAGAGTAACATACGAAGAAGCAATGAGAGGGACCCCtt TGGATCGCCCCGTCAGAGTTTATGCCGATGgaatatttgatttatttcactCTGGACATGCCCGGGCCTTGATGCAAGCGAAGAACCTCTTCCCAAACACATACCTCATTGTCGGAG TCTGCAGTGATGAGCTAACCCATAACTTCAAAGGCTTCACGGTAATGAATGAAAATGAGCGGTATGACGCTGTGCAGCACTGTCGCTATGTGGATGAAGTGGTGAGAAATGCACCGTGGACACTCACCCCCGAGTTCCTGGCAGAGCACAGG ATCGATTTTGTTGCACACGATGACATCCCCTATTCTTCTGCTGGCAGCGATGATGTTTATAAGCATATAAAAGAAGCAG GCATGTTTGCACCAACTCAGAGGACTGAGGGGATCTCAACATCAGATATCATCACCCGGATCGTGCGGGACTACGATGTTTATGCCAGACGGAACCTGCAGCGGGGCTACACAGCTAAAGAGCTCAACGTCAGCTTCATAAAC GAGAAGAAATATCACCTCCAGGAGCGCGTGGATAAGGTGAAAAAGAGGGTGAAGGATGTAGAGGAGAAGTCAAAGGAATTTGTCCAGAAAGTGGAGGAGAAGAGTATCGATCTCATTCAGAAGTGGGAAGAGAAGTCCCGGGAGTTCATCGGCAATTTCCTGGAGATGTTTGGCCCAGAAGGCGCGTTG AAACACATGCTGAAGGAGGGCAAGGGCCGGATGCTGCAGGCCATCAGCCCGAAGCAGAGTCCCAGCAGTAGCCCCACGCACGACCGCTCCCCATCTCCCTCCTTCCGCTGGCCCTTTTCCACTAAGACTCCTCCTTCCTCACCGGCCAACCGCTCCAGGAACGAGCCTGCAGTCACCTACGACATCAGTGAGGACGAAGAGGATTAA
- the DYNLT2B gene encoding dynein light chain Tctex-type protein 2B, whose amino-acid sequence MGELSVGSGAGNTYSLRPGLQRRFKSSTVKECIHAILKEKLANIQYVPEEMPQLTKSLSEIIKDRLKEEGFDRYKMVVQVVIGEQRGEGVNMAARCFWDDDTDSYAHDVFMNDSLFCVVAAFGCFYY is encoded by the exons ATGGGCGAGCTGAGCGTGGGCAGTGGGGCTGGCAACACGTACAGCCTGCGGCCCGGCCTCCAGCGCCG ATTTAAATCATCCACAGTAAAAGAATGCATCCATGCGATACTGAAGGAGAAGCTGGCCAACATACAGTACGTTCCAGAAGAAATGCCTCAGCTTACAAAGTCTTTATCAGAGATAATAAAAGACAGACTGAAAG aGGAGGGATTTGACAGGTACAAAATGGTGGTGCAGGTTGTGATtggagagcagagaggagaaggagtgAA TATGGCTGCACGATGTTTCTGGGACGATGACACTGACAGCTATGCTCACGATGTGTTCATGAAT gacagccTGTTTTGTGTGGTAGCTGCGTTTGGCTGCTTCTACTATTGA